Proteins encoded by one window of Sorex araneus isolate mSorAra2 chromosome 3, mSorAra2.pri, whole genome shotgun sequence:
- the CHGA gene encoding chromogranin-A isoform X2, with product MRSTALLALLLCAGQVIALPVNSPMNKGDTEVMKCIVEVISDTLSKPSPVPVSQECSETLRGDERILSILRHQNLLKELQDLALQGGTAAAPPEEAAEKRETSEEVEAEGGRPRASSPEPTQASRDPDGQAPGQGETPHTHPPASQPDPVDTEPQAEGHGEDHAQGPASTEQEEEAAEEAGAKAQPEEEDPTSALSATPSLGSKGGPEAPAVDGARRKEAAEARPPRRKAAREHGRPQKEQQEEEEEEEEDGGQRPGPWADAKRWSNMDRLAEELAQPDRSMQLALRTPASEPRARGPARGWRPSSSQEDSLEAGLALRGRGFPEEKKEEEGSANRRAEDQELESLSAIEAELEKVAHELEALRRG from the exons GTGATGAAGTGCATCGTGGAGGTCATCTCCGACACACTCTCGAAGCCCAGCCCCGTGCCGGTCAGCCAGGAGTGCTCCGAGACCCTCCGCGGAG ATGAGCGCATCCTGTCCATCCTGAGGCACCAGAACCTGCTCAAAGAGCTCCAGGACCTCGCCCTCCAAG GCGGGACGGCAGCGGCGCCCCCCGAGGAGGCTGCCGAGAAAAGAGAAACGTCTGAGGAGGTGGAGGCGGAGGGAggcaggccccgggcctcctCCCCGGAGCCCACGCAGGCGTCCAGGGACCCCGACGGCCAGGCCCCCGGCCAGGGGGAGAcgccccacacccacccccccgccagcCAGCCTGACCCCGTAGACACAGAGCCGCAGGCCGAGGGCCACGGCGAGGACCACGCACAGGGGCCCGCAAGCacggagcaggaagaggaggcggCGGAGGAGGCCGGCGCCAAGGCCCAGCCTGAGGAGGAAGACCCCACCTCGGCGCTCAGCGCGACCCCCAGCCTGGGCAGCAAGG gtgGGCCCGAGGCTCCGGCCGTGGACGGAGCAAGGAGGAAGGAGGCCGCGGAGGCTCGGCCCCCCAGAAGGAAGGCGGCGCGGGAGCACGGCCGGCCGCAgaaggagcagcaggaggaggaggaggaggaggaggaggacgggggGCAGCGCCCCGGGCCGTGGGCGGACGCCAAGCGCTGGAGCAATATGGACCGCCTGGCCGAGGAGCTGGCCCAGCCCGACCGCTCCATGCAGCTCGCTCTCCGGACCCCGGCCAGCGAGCCCAGGGCCCGCGGGCCGGCCCGAGGCTGGCGCCCATCGTCCTCCCAGGAGGACAGCCTGgaggccggcctggccctgcgggGGCGCGGCTTCCccgaggagaagaaggaggaggagggcagcGCCAACCGCAGGGCGGAG GACCAGGAGCTGGAGAGCCTGTCGGCCATCGAGGCAGAGCTGGAGAAGGTGGCCCACGAGTTGGAGGCCCTGCGGCGCGGCTGA
- the CHGA gene encoding chromogranin-A isoform X1: MRSTALLALLLCAGQVIALPVNSPMNKGDTEVMKCIVEVISDTLSKPSPVPVSQECSETLRGDERILSILRHQNLLKELQDLALQGAKERARQQKKHSSGEDELEGQSDQAPPKGGTAAAPPEEAAEKRETSEEVEAEGGRPRASSPEPTQASRDPDGQAPGQGETPHTHPPASQPDPVDTEPQAEGHGEDHAQGPASTEQEEEAAEEAGAKAQPEEEDPTSALSATPSLGSKGGPEAPAVDGARRKEAAEARPPRRKAAREHGRPQKEQQEEEEEEEEDGGQRPGPWADAKRWSNMDRLAEELAQPDRSMQLALRTPASEPRARGPARGWRPSSSQEDSLEAGLALRGRGFPEEKKEEEGSANRRAEDQELESLSAIEAELEKVAHELEALRRG; encoded by the exons GTGATGAAGTGCATCGTGGAGGTCATCTCCGACACACTCTCGAAGCCCAGCCCCGTGCCGGTCAGCCAGGAGTGCTCCGAGACCCTCCGCGGAG ATGAGCGCATCCTGTCCATCCTGAGGCACCAGAACCTGCTCAAAGAGCTCCAGGACCTCGCCCTCCAAG GTGCCAAGGAGAGGGCGCGGCAGCAGAAGAAGCACAGCAGTGGCGAGGACGAGCTCGAGGGGCAGAGCGACCAGGCCCCGCCGAAGG GCGGGACGGCAGCGGCGCCCCCCGAGGAGGCTGCCGAGAAAAGAGAAACGTCTGAGGAGGTGGAGGCGGAGGGAggcaggccccgggcctcctCCCCGGAGCCCACGCAGGCGTCCAGGGACCCCGACGGCCAGGCCCCCGGCCAGGGGGAGAcgccccacacccacccccccgccagcCAGCCTGACCCCGTAGACACAGAGCCGCAGGCCGAGGGCCACGGCGAGGACCACGCACAGGGGCCCGCAAGCacggagcaggaagaggaggcggCGGAGGAGGCCGGCGCCAAGGCCCAGCCTGAGGAGGAAGACCCCACCTCGGCGCTCAGCGCGACCCCCAGCCTGGGCAGCAAGG gtgGGCCCGAGGCTCCGGCCGTGGACGGAGCAAGGAGGAAGGAGGCCGCGGAGGCTCGGCCCCCCAGAAGGAAGGCGGCGCGGGAGCACGGCCGGCCGCAgaaggagcagcaggaggaggaggaggaggaggaggaggacgggggGCAGCGCCCCGGGCCGTGGGCGGACGCCAAGCGCTGGAGCAATATGGACCGCCTGGCCGAGGAGCTGGCCCAGCCCGACCGCTCCATGCAGCTCGCTCTCCGGACCCCGGCCAGCGAGCCCAGGGCCCGCGGGCCGGCCCGAGGCTGGCGCCCATCGTCCTCCCAGGAGGACAGCCTGgaggccggcctggccctgcgggGGCGCGGCTTCCccgaggagaagaaggaggaggagggcagcGCCAACCGCAGGGCGGAG GACCAGGAGCTGGAGAGCCTGTCGGCCATCGAGGCAGAGCTGGAGAAGGTGGCCCACGAGTTGGAGGCCCTGCGGCGCGGCTGA